A genomic region of Manihot esculenta cultivar AM560-2 chromosome 15, M.esculenta_v8, whole genome shotgun sequence contains the following coding sequences:
- the LOC110602348 gene encoding phragmoplastin DRP1C isoform X1, translating into MATMESLIGLVNRIQRACTVLGDHGGEGMSLWEALPSVAVVGGQSSGKSSVLESVVGRDFLPRGSGIVTRRPLVLQLHKIEDGKSEYAEFLHAPKKRFTDFAAVRKEIADETDRITGKSKQISNIPIHLSIYSPNVVNLTLIDLPGLTKVAVEGQPESIVEDIENMVRSYVEKPNSIILAISPANQDIATSDAIKLAREVDPSGERTFGVLTKLDLMDKGTNALDVLEGRAYRLQHPWVGIVNRSQADINKNVDMIAARRKEREYFETSPEYGHLASKMGAEYLAKLLSKHLETVIRQRIPSIIALINKTIDELNAELDRIGRPIAVDSGAQLYTILELCRAFDRVFKEHLDGGRPGGDRIYGVFDHQLPSALKKLPFDRHLSLKNVQKVVSEADGYQPHLIAPEQGYRRLIDGSISYFKGPAEASVDAVHFILKELVRKSIAETEELKRFPTLQSDIAAAANEALERFRDESRRTVLRLVDMESSYLTVEFFRKIHLEGEKNTNPNSNSNPNAPGPNADRFADYHFRKIGSNVSSYIGMVCDTLKNSIPKAVVYCQVREAKRSLLNQFYAQVGRREKERLGAMLDEDPQLMEKRAAIAKRLELYKSARDEIDSVAWK; encoded by the exons ATGGCTACCATGGAGAGCTTGATTGGATTAGTCAACAGAATCCAAAGAGCTTGCACTGTCTTAGGCGATCATGGCGGTGAAGGCATGTCCCTCTGGGAAGCTCTCCCTTCAGTTGCTGTTGTTGGTGGACAg AGTTCTGGGAAATCTTCAGTTTTGGAAAGCGTAGTGGGGAGAGATTTCCTGCCTCGTGGATCTG GAATTGTCACACGGAGGCCATTGGTGTTGCAACTTCATAAGATAGAGGATGGGAAGTCTGAATATGCAGAATTTCTTCATGCTCCAAAGAAGAGGTTTACAGATTTTG CTGCTGTGCGCAAGGAGATTGCAGATGAAACTGATCGTATTACTGGGAAGTCAAAACAAATATCTAATATTCCTATTCACCTGAGTATATATTCTCCAAATG TTGTCAACTTGACCCTCATAGATCTTCCTGGGTTGACAAAGGTTGCTGTAG AGGGACAGCCGGAGAGCATAGTTGAAGATATTGAAAATATGGTCCGATCTTATGTTGAGAAG CCCAACAGCATTATATTAGCCATTTCTCCTGCTAATCAAGATATTGCCACTTCGGATGCTATAAAACTTGCCAGAGAAGTTGATCCTTCAG GCGAAAGGACATTTGGTGTGTTGACGAAGCTTGATCTGATGGACAAAGGGACCAATGCTCTGGAT GTTCTTGAAGGAAGGGCATATAGGCTGCAACATCCCTGGGTTGGAATTGTTAATCGTTCGCAAGCAGATATCAACAAGAATGTTGACATGATTGCTGCCCGTAGAAAGGAGCGTGAATATTTTGAAACAAGTCCTGAGTATGGACATTTGGCAAGTAAAATGGGTGCAGAGTATCTTGCCAAACTTTTATCCAAG CATTTGGAGACAGTTATCAGGCAGCGCATACCAAGTATCATTGCTTTGATAAATAAGACCATTGATGAGCTTAATGCTGAGTTGGACCGCATTGGCAGACCTATTGCAGTAGACTCAGGG GCACAACTTTACACGATCCTAGAATTGTGCCGTGCATTTGACCGCGTATTTAAGGAGCACCTGGATGGAGG gcGTCCTGGTGGTGATCGAATATATGGGGTTTTTGACCATCAACTACCATCTGCTTTAAAAAAGCTTCCCTTTGATCGTCATCTCTCTTTGAAAAATGTGCAAAAAGTTGTATCAGAAGCTGATGGTTATCAGCCACATTTAATTGCTCCAGAACAAGGGTATAGGAGGCTAATAGATGGATCTATAAGCTACTTCAAAGGCCCAGCTGAAGCCTCTGTGGATGCA GTGCACTTCATTTTGAAGGAACTTGTAAGGAAGTCAATAGCTGAAACGGAG GAACTGAAGAGATTTCCAACCCTTCAATCTGACATTGCTGCTGCAGCAAATGAAGCTTTGGAGAGATTTCGTGATGAAAGCAGGAGAACAGTTTTGAGGCTTGTAGACATGGAGTCTAGCTATCTAACGGTGGAATTTTTCCGGAAAATCCACCTTGAAGGGGAGAAGAACACAAACCCAAACTCAAACTCAAACCCAAACGCACCGGGCCCAAATGCTGACCGTTTTGCTGATTATCATTTCAGGAAGATTG GGTCAAATGTCAGTTCTTATATTGGTATGGTTTGTGACACACTAAAGAATTCTATCCCCAAAGCCGTAGTTTATTGTCAGGTCCGAGAGGCTAAGAGATCTCTTCTGAATCAATTCTATGCACAAGTTGGGAGAAGGGAA AAGGAGAGACTTGGTGCTATGTTGGATGAGGATCCCCAACTCATGGAAAAAAGAGCAGCCATTGCAAAAAGGCTTGAATTATACAAGTCAGCCAGGGATGAGATTGATTCAGTGGCATGGAAATGA
- the LOC110602348 gene encoding phragmoplastin DRP1C isoform X2, translating to MATMESLIGLVNRIQRACTVLGDHGGEGMSLWEALPSVAVVGGQSSGKSSVLESVVGRDFLPRGSGIVTRRPLVLQLHKIEDGKSEYAEFLHAPKKRFTDFAAVRKEIADETDRITGKSKQISNIPIHLSIYSPNVVNLTLIDLPGLTKVAVEGQPESIVEDIENMVRSYVEKPNSIILAISPANQDIATSDAIKLAREVDPSGERTFGVLTKLDLMDKGTNALDVLEGRAYRLQHPWVGIVNRSQADINKNVDMIAARRKEREYFETSPEYGHLASKMGAEYLAKLLSKHLETVIRQRIPSIIALINKTIDELNAELDRIGRPIAVDSGAQLYTILELCRAFDRVFKEHLDGGRPGGDRIYGVFDHQLPSALKKLPFDRHLSLKNVQKVVSEADGYQPHLIAPEQGYRRLIDGSISYFKGPAEASVDAVHFILKELVRKSIAETEELKRFPTLQSDIAAAANEALERFRDESRRTVLRLVDMESSYLTVEFFRKIHLEGEKNTNPNSNSNPNAPGPNADRFADYHFRKIEGETWCYVG from the exons ATGGCTACCATGGAGAGCTTGATTGGATTAGTCAACAGAATCCAAAGAGCTTGCACTGTCTTAGGCGATCATGGCGGTGAAGGCATGTCCCTCTGGGAAGCTCTCCCTTCAGTTGCTGTTGTTGGTGGACAg AGTTCTGGGAAATCTTCAGTTTTGGAAAGCGTAGTGGGGAGAGATTTCCTGCCTCGTGGATCTG GAATTGTCACACGGAGGCCATTGGTGTTGCAACTTCATAAGATAGAGGATGGGAAGTCTGAATATGCAGAATTTCTTCATGCTCCAAAGAAGAGGTTTACAGATTTTG CTGCTGTGCGCAAGGAGATTGCAGATGAAACTGATCGTATTACTGGGAAGTCAAAACAAATATCTAATATTCCTATTCACCTGAGTATATATTCTCCAAATG TTGTCAACTTGACCCTCATAGATCTTCCTGGGTTGACAAAGGTTGCTGTAG AGGGACAGCCGGAGAGCATAGTTGAAGATATTGAAAATATGGTCCGATCTTATGTTGAGAAG CCCAACAGCATTATATTAGCCATTTCTCCTGCTAATCAAGATATTGCCACTTCGGATGCTATAAAACTTGCCAGAGAAGTTGATCCTTCAG GCGAAAGGACATTTGGTGTGTTGACGAAGCTTGATCTGATGGACAAAGGGACCAATGCTCTGGAT GTTCTTGAAGGAAGGGCATATAGGCTGCAACATCCCTGGGTTGGAATTGTTAATCGTTCGCAAGCAGATATCAACAAGAATGTTGACATGATTGCTGCCCGTAGAAAGGAGCGTGAATATTTTGAAACAAGTCCTGAGTATGGACATTTGGCAAGTAAAATGGGTGCAGAGTATCTTGCCAAACTTTTATCCAAG CATTTGGAGACAGTTATCAGGCAGCGCATACCAAGTATCATTGCTTTGATAAATAAGACCATTGATGAGCTTAATGCTGAGTTGGACCGCATTGGCAGACCTATTGCAGTAGACTCAGGG GCACAACTTTACACGATCCTAGAATTGTGCCGTGCATTTGACCGCGTATTTAAGGAGCACCTGGATGGAGG gcGTCCTGGTGGTGATCGAATATATGGGGTTTTTGACCATCAACTACCATCTGCTTTAAAAAAGCTTCCCTTTGATCGTCATCTCTCTTTGAAAAATGTGCAAAAAGTTGTATCAGAAGCTGATGGTTATCAGCCACATTTAATTGCTCCAGAACAAGGGTATAGGAGGCTAATAGATGGATCTATAAGCTACTTCAAAGGCCCAGCTGAAGCCTCTGTGGATGCA GTGCACTTCATTTTGAAGGAACTTGTAAGGAAGTCAATAGCTGAAACGGAG GAACTGAAGAGATTTCCAACCCTTCAATCTGACATTGCTGCTGCAGCAAATGAAGCTTTGGAGAGATTTCGTGATGAAAGCAGGAGAACAGTTTTGAGGCTTGTAGACATGGAGTCTAGCTATCTAACGGTGGAATTTTTCCGGAAAATCCACCTTGAAGGGGAGAAGAACACAAACCCAAACTCAAACTCAAACCCAAACGCACCGGGCCCAAATGCTGACCGTTTTGCTGATTATCATTTCAGGAAGATTG AAGGAGAGACTTGGTGCTATGTTGGATGA